A DNA window from Acetobacter aceti NBRC 14818 contains the following coding sequences:
- the rpsQ gene encoding 30S ribosomal protein S17, protein MPKRILSGRVTSDKMDKTITVLVDRRIMHPLYKKFIRRSKKYAAHDELNVCKIGDAVRIEECTPISKRKTWTVISRNGEVVGDVASGNAA, encoded by the coding sequence ATGCCTAAGCGCATTCTCAGCGGGCGCGTGACCAGCGACAAGATGGACAAGACGATTACCGTTCTTGTCGATCGTCGTATCATGCACCCGCTTTATAAGAAGTTCATTCGTCGCTCTAAGAAGTATGCGGCGCATGATGAACTTAACGTATGCAAGATTGGAGACGCGGTTCGCATCGAAGAATGCACACCGATTTCCAAGCGCAAGACCTGGACGGTCATCTCACGCAACGGCGAAGTCGTTGGTGATGTTGCGTCCGGGAACGCTGCGTAA
- the rpsN gene encoding 30S ribosomal protein S14, protein MAKISAVNRNAKRAYMAQRDKAKRLALKNIVMDRTLPMEDRFEASLKLSELPRNGSRVRVRLRCKLTGRSRGNYRKFELCRIALRDLASNGQIPGVVKASW, encoded by the coding sequence ATGGCCAAGATTTCCGCCGTCAACCGTAACGCCAAGCGCGCCTATATGGCTCAGCGCGATAAGGCGAAGCGGCTGGCGCTTAAAAATATCGTGATGGATCGCACCCTTCCCATGGAAGATCGCTTTGAGGCTTCCCTCAAGCTTTCCGAGCTTCCCCGGAATGGTTCCCGCGTTCGTGTGCGCCTGCGCTGCAAGCTGACAGGTCGTTCGCGCGGTAACTACCGTAAGTTTGAGCTGTGCCGTATTGCGCTGCGTGACCTGGCTTCGAATGGCCAGATCCCGGGCGTGGTCAAGGCGAGCTGGTAA
- a CDS encoding adenylate kinase, translating to MNIIFLGPPGAGKGTQSKRLEARYGIAQISTGDMLRAEVKAGSDIGREAKSLMDAGKLVPDTIIVSMLESRIQQPDCAKGFILDGFPRTVAQAEALDVVLARLSRQIDVVLMLEVDEDALADRIAGRFSCAKCGASYNDVSKPTQVAETCDLCGSHEFTRRADDNRETVTSRLTAYRNETLPLLPYYEDKVMVAFIDGMAPIDEVSGQIDSTMTEVEKLTQK from the coding sequence ATGAATATTATTTTTCTTGGTCCGCCGGGCGCGGGTAAAGGCACCCAGTCCAAGCGGCTTGAGGCGCGCTATGGTATCGCCCAGATTTCAACGGGTGATATGCTGCGCGCTGAAGTGAAGGCCGGGTCCGATATTGGCCGTGAAGCAAAATCGCTGATGGATGCGGGAAAGCTTGTTCCTGACACCATCATCGTCAGCATGCTGGAATCCCGCATTCAGCAGCCTGACTGCGCCAAGGGCTTCATTCTTGACGGCTTTCCGCGGACGGTGGCGCAGGCTGAGGCGCTGGACGTTGTTCTCGCACGCCTCTCCCGCCAGATTGACGTTGTTCTGATGCTGGAAGTGGATGAGGACGCTCTGGCTGATCGTATCGCCGGTCGCTTCTCCTGTGCGAAATGTGGCGCGAGTTATAACGACGTGTCCAAGCCAACACAGGTGGCGGAGACATGTGATCTGTGCGGTTCGCATGAGTTCACGCGACGGGCGGATGATAACCGTGAGACGGTGACATCCCGACTGACAGCCTACAGAAACGAGACGCTTCCTCTCCTGCCTTATTATGAGGACAAGGTGATGGTTGCGTTCATTGATGGCATGGCGCCCATCGATGAAGTGAGCGGACAGATCGACTCAACGATGACGGAAGTCGAGAAGCTCACGCAAAAGTGA
- the secY gene encoding preprotein translocase subunit SecY → MASAAEQLAANFNLGSFAKATELKKRIWFTLGALIVYRLGTYIPVPGIDAKVMGQLLAQHQGGILGMFDMFTGGALGRMTVFALNIMPYISASIIIQLMSTAIPSMEALKKEGEHGRKKLNQYTRYLTVAIAFFQAYGIAVGLERMSSSAGSAVVNPGLFFLVSCVFTLVGGTMFLMWLGEQITSRGVGNGISLIIFAGIVANLPHALATLFQLGYTGALSPFFVLVFLVLAALTIVFIVFMEQAQRRVVIQYPKRQMGNRVFGGESTHMPLKVNTAGVIPPIFASSVLLIPVTIAGFMNGKGMPGWLSFLGQSLGQGQPLYMLFYALMIVFFSYFYAAVTFNPEETADNLRKQSGFIPGIRPGASTAAYFDGILTRLTTIGALYLVAVCLLPQILISRYNVPFYFGGTSLIIIVSVTIDTVTQIQSHLVAHQYQGLIQRNRKSGSNRRIVRK, encoded by the coding sequence ATGGCCTCGGCGGCTGAGCAACTCGCGGCCAATTTCAATCTGGGCTCCTTCGCCAAGGCGACGGAACTCAAGAAGCGGATCTGGTTCACGCTGGGAGCCCTGATCGTCTATCGTCTGGGCACCTATATCCCTGTCCCGGGCATTGACGCGAAGGTGATGGGGCAGCTTCTGGCCCAGCATCAGGGTGGCATTCTGGGCATGTTCGACATGTTCACGGGCGGCGCACTTGGGCGCATGACCGTGTTCGCCCTGAACATCATGCCCTACATCTCGGCTTCGATCATCATTCAGTTGATGTCGACAGCCATTCCCTCGATGGAAGCTCTCAAGAAAGAGGGCGAGCATGGACGGAAAAAACTCAACCAGTATACGCGTTACCTGACAGTCGCGATCGCCTTCTTTCAGGCATACGGCATTGCGGTCGGGCTTGAGCGAATGAGTTCATCGGCCGGGTCCGCCGTGGTCAATCCGGGACTGTTCTTTCTCGTCTCCTGCGTTTTCACGCTGGTAGGTGGAACCATGTTCCTGATGTGGCTTGGTGAACAGATCACGTCACGAGGAGTCGGGAACGGTATCTCGCTGATTATCTTCGCCGGCATCGTTGCAAATCTGCCGCATGCCTTGGCGACACTGTTTCAGCTTGGATATACCGGTGCGCTCTCGCCGTTCTTCGTGCTGGTGTTTCTGGTGCTGGCGGCGCTTACGATCGTCTTTATCGTATTCATGGAGCAGGCGCAGCGTCGTGTTGTGATCCAGTATCCCAAGCGTCAGATGGGCAATCGCGTTTTCGGCGGCGAATCGACTCATATGCCGTTGAAGGTCAATACGGCTGGAGTGATCCCACCGATCTTTGCTTCTTCCGTGCTGCTGATTCCCGTCACCATTGCGGGCTTCATGAACGGAAAGGGGATGCCGGGCTGGTTGTCATTCCTCGGACAATCATTAGGTCAGGGACAGCCGCTCTACATGCTGTTCTACGCGCTGATGATCGTCTTCTTTTCCTATTTTTATGCGGCGGTCACGTTCAATCCGGAAGAAACAGCCGACAACCTGCGTAAGCAGAGTGGATTCATTCCTGGCATTCGTCCGGGTGCATCAACAGCGGCTTATTTCGATGGAATCCTGACCCGTCTGACGACGATCGGTGCGCTTTACCTTGTCGCTGTCTGTCTGCTGCCTCAGATTCTGATCAGTCGCTATAATGTGCCTTTCTATTTTGGTGGTACAAGCCTGATCATCATCGTATCGGTGACAATCGATACGGTTACCCAGATCCAGTCTCATCTGGTGGCGCACCAGTATCAGGGGCTGATCCAACGTAATCGAAAGAGCGGTTCCAATCGGAGGATCGTCCGCAAATGA
- the rplO gene encoding 50S ribosomal protein L15, translating to MKLHELRDNEGSRYRKKRLGRGIGSGKGKTSGKGVKGQKAREGVSLNGFEGGQLPLYRRMPKRGFKNIFRKVYAPVNLGTLEKAIADGKLEAGSVINEEALRKAGLVGTGKYAGIRLLADGEISRAVTVEVAGASASAIAAVEKAGGSVKTLVAARKEANAAS from the coding sequence ATGAAACTTCATGAACTCCGCGATAACGAGGGTTCTCGTTATCGCAAGAAGCGCCTTGGACGTGGTATCGGCTCTGGTAAGGGCAAGACCTCGGGTAAGGGTGTAAAAGGTCAGAAGGCTCGTGAGGGTGTTTCCCTGAATGGCTTCGAGGGTGGTCAGCTTCCGCTGTATCGTCGTATGCCGAAGCGGGGATTCAAGAATATCTTCCGTAAGGTCTATGCTCCGGTGAACCTTGGTACACTTGAGAAGGCTATTGCTGACGGTAAGCTGGAAGCCGGATCAGTGATCAATGAGGAAGCTCTTCGTAAGGCTGGGCTGGTCGGTACGGGCAAATATGCCGGTATCCGTCTGCTTGCTGACGGTGAGATTTCCCGGGCAGTGACTGTTGAAGTTGCTGGTGCATCTGCATCGGCTATTGCTGCAGTCGAGAAAGCTGGCGGGTCTGTTAAGACCCTCGTCGCAGCTCGGAAAGAAGCCAACGCGGCTTCCTGA
- the rpsH gene encoding 30S ribosomal protein S8 has protein sequence MSLSDPLGDMLTRIRNAQRARHAACVAPASRLRASVLEALKREGYIRGFAVEEIRKGISQIRIELKYSEGEPVIKEIHRVSRPGRRVYSKIKELPRVYAGLGVSILSTPRGVLSDAEARAANVGGEVLCRVF, from the coding sequence ATGTCACTTTCTGATCCCTTGGGTGATATGCTCACCCGTATCCGTAACGCACAGCGCGCTCGTCATGCCGCGTGTGTTGCGCCGGCATCACGGCTGCGCGCCAGCGTGCTTGAGGCTCTGAAGCGTGAAGGCTACATTCGTGGCTTCGCGGTTGAGGAAATCCGTAAGGGTATTTCCCAGATCCGTATCGAGCTGAAATATTCGGAAGGCGAGCCGGTGATCAAAGAGATCCACCGTGTGTCGCGTCCGGGACGTCGCGTCTATTCCAAGATCAAGGAATTGCCGCGTGTCTATGCTGGCCTCGGTGTGTCGATCCTGTCGACGCCGCGTGGTGTTCTCTCCGACGCAGAGGCTCGCGCCGCCAATGTTGGCGGCGAAGTTCTCTGCCGCGTATTCTGA
- the rpsC gene encoding 30S ribosomal protein S3 — protein sequence MGHKVNPIGLRLGINRTWDSRWYADADYSRLLHADLKLRAFLRRKLAGAGVSRVVIERPAKKPRVTIYAARPGVVIGKKGQDIDALRKELTKMAGTEVALNIVEIRKPEIDATLVAENIAQQLERRVAFRRAMKRAVQSAMRLGAQGIRINCSGRLGGAEIARIEWYREGRVPLHTLRADIDYGTATAKTTYGTCGVKVWIFKGEILAQDPMAQDRRAAEQAPQR from the coding sequence ATGGGACATAAAGTCAATCCGATCGGGCTTCGGCTCGGTATCAACCGCACCTGGGACAGCCGCTGGTATGCAGATGCTGACTATTCCCGGCTGCTGCATGCAGATCTGAAACTGCGCGCTTTCCTGCGTCGCAAGCTGGCTGGTGCGGGTGTTTCCCGCGTGGTCATCGAGCGTCCGGCAAAGAAGCCGCGTGTGACGATCTATGCTGCGCGTCCAGGCGTTGTCATCGGCAAGAAGGGCCAGGACATCGACGCACTCCGCAAGGAGCTGACGAAGATGGCTGGCACGGAAGTCGCGCTGAACATTGTCGAAATCCGCAAGCCGGAAATCGATGCGACACTGGTGGCTGAAAACATCGCCCAGCAGCTGGAACGTCGCGTGGCATTCCGTCGTGCCATGAAGCGTGCGGTTCAGTCGGCCATGCGTCTCGGCGCCCAGGGTATCCGAATCAACTGCTCGGGTCGTCTTGGTGGCGCTGAAATCGCTCGTATCGAGTGGTATCGTGAAGGTCGTGTGCCGCTGCATACACTTCGTGCCGACATTGATTATGGAACTGCAACAGCGAAAACGACCTACGGCACCTGCGGTGTGAAGGTTTGGATCTTCAAAGGTGAGATCCTTGCCCAGGACCCGATGGCCCAGGATCGTCGCGCCGCTGAGCAGGCGCCGCAGCGCTGA
- the rplX gene encoding 50S ribosomal protein L24: MAARIKKGDTVVVTTGSSKGVRGEVLSVLPVENKAVVRGVAVAKRHKRATRMGEEGGIIEREAPVNLSNLALIDPKSGKPTKVGFRVLDDGRKVRVAKATGEVIEG; the protein is encoded by the coding sequence ATGGCTGCTCGTATCAAAAAGGGTGACACCGTCGTCGTAACGACCGGGTCTTCCAAGGGCGTTCGCGGTGAAGTTCTCTCGGTTCTGCCGGTCGAGAACAAGGCTGTTGTCCGTGGCGTTGCGGTTGCAAAGCGCCACAAGCGCGCAACGCGCATGGGTGAGGAAGGTGGTATCATCGAGCGCGAAGCGCCGGTGAATCTCTCCAACCTTGCTCTGATCGATCCGAAGAGCGGCAAGCCGACCAAGGTTGGTTTCCGTGTTCTTGATGATGGTCGCAAAGTTCGAGTCGCCAAAGCGACCGGCGAAGTGATCGAAGGCTGA
- the rpmC gene encoding 50S ribosomal protein L29, translated as MSKALKPADLRVKSVDELQALLLDLKREQFNLRFQQATGQNEGASRVRVVRRDIARIKTIVAQAAKKTAAAGAAANS; from the coding sequence ATGAGCAAGGCACTCAAGCCGGCTGATCTGCGTGTGAAATCCGTTGATGAGTTGCAGGCGCTTCTTCTCGATCTGAAGCGCGAGCAGTTCAATCTTCGGTTCCAGCAGGCCACCGGTCAGAATGAAGGGGCAAGCCGCGTGCGTGTTGTTCGCCGTGACATTGCCCGTATCAAGACGATCGTAGCTCAGGCTGCGAAGAAGACTGCCGCGGCTGGTGCTGCGGCCAATTCCTGA
- the rplE gene encoding 50S ribosomal protein L5, producing the protein MATENTHVVPRLKARYEAELAGKLREQFGYKNVMQVPRLEKIVLNMGVGEAAGDQKKLDAALNEMMLIAGQRPVKTVAKKAIAGFKIREGLPIGCKVTLRRARMYEFLDRLVTIAMPRIRDFRGLPANKGFDGRGNFALGLKEQLIFPEIEYDKVDQVRGMDIIFVTTAKTDAEAKALLKAFDLPFMG; encoded by the coding sequence ATGGCTACCGAAAATACGCACGTCGTCCCTCGCCTTAAGGCACGATATGAAGCTGAGCTGGCTGGCAAGCTGCGTGAGCAGTTCGGCTACAAGAATGTGATGCAGGTTCCTCGTCTTGAGAAGATCGTTCTCAATATGGGCGTGGGCGAAGCTGCTGGTGATCAGAAGAAGCTTGACGCTGCTCTGAATGAAATGATGCTGATCGCTGGTCAGCGTCCGGTCAAGACAGTGGCGAAAAAAGCAATCGCGGGTTTCAAGATCCGTGAAGGTCTTCCCATCGGCTGCAAGGTGACCCTGCGTCGCGCGCGGATGTATGAGTTTCTTGATCGTCTGGTGACGATTGCGATGCCGCGCATTCGTGACTTCCGTGGTCTGCCTGCGAACAAGGGCTTTGACGGACGTGGCAACTTTGCTCTGGGGCTGAAAGAACAGCTGATCTTCCCGGAGATCGAATACGACAAGGTTGACCAGGTTCGTGGCATGGACATCATCTTCGTCACAACGGCGAAGACCGATGCCGAGGCAAAGGCGCTCTTGAAAGCTTTTGATCTTCCCTTTATGGGGTGA
- the rpsE gene encoding 30S ribosomal protein S5, giving the protein MAREPREGGRGRDRDQRQDREGDDLIDKLVTINRVAKVVKGGRRFAFAALVVVGDQKGRVGYGAGKAREVPEAIRKATEKAKRGMIRVPMKEGRTLHHDVAGHFGAGKVVLRSAEAGTGIIAGGPMRAVFESLGINDVVAKSLGTRNPHNMVKATFAALERCASPRAVANRRGKKVSDILGKREQVAEGADV; this is encoded by the coding sequence ATGGCACGTGAACCGAGAGAAGGTGGTCGTGGTCGCGACCGCGATCAGCGTCAGGACCGTGAAGGTGATGATCTGATCGACAAGCTCGTGACGATCAATCGTGTTGCGAAAGTGGTTAAGGGCGGTCGTCGCTTCGCTTTTGCTGCACTGGTTGTCGTGGGTGATCAGAAAGGTCGCGTTGGATACGGAGCGGGTAAGGCTCGTGAAGTTCCTGAGGCGATCCGTAAGGCTACTGAAAAGGCGAAGCGCGGCATGATCCGCGTTCCCATGAAGGAAGGTCGTACGCTGCATCATGACGTTGCCGGTCACTTCGGTGCTGGTAAGGTGGTTCTTCGTTCGGCGGAAGCTGGAACGGGGATCATCGCTGGTGGCCCGATGCGCGCCGTGTTCGAAAGCCTTGGCATCAACGACGTTGTCGCCAAGTCGCTTGGAACGCGTAACCCGCATAACATGGTGAAGGCGACGTTCGCGGCGCTGGAGCGTTGTGCTAGCCCGCGTGCGGTTGCTAACCGCCGTGGCAAGAAGGTCTCTGACATTCTTGGCAAGCGCGAGCAGGTAGCGGAGGGCGCAGATGTCTGA
- the rpmD gene encoding 50S ribosomal protein L30 produces MSEAKTVRVTQIASGNGRKPGQQATLVGLGLNKIGRTRELQDTPSIRGMLNKVAHLVKVED; encoded by the coding sequence ATGTCTGAGGCTAAAACTGTTCGTGTCACACAGATTGCGTCCGGGAACGGACGTAAGCCAGGTCAGCAGGCAACGCTCGTCGGTCTGGGTCTGAACAAGATTGGTCGCACGCGCGAGCTGCAGGATACACCGTCAATTCGGGGTATGCTGAACAAGGTAGCCCACCTGGTGAAGGTGGAGGATTGA
- the rplN gene encoding 50S ribosomal protein L14: MIHPETNLEVADNSGARQVQCIKVLGGSKRKSASVGDVIVVSVKEAIPRGKVKKGDVHQAVIVRTSYPVRRADGSAIRFDRNAAVLINKQQEPIGTRIFGPVVRELRARKFMKIISLAPEVL, encoded by the coding sequence ATGATCCATCCCGAGACCAACCTCGAGGTCGCCGATAATTCAGGCGCACGTCAGGTGCAGTGCATCAAGGTGCTGGGCGGCTCCAAGCGGAAGTCTGCCTCGGTCGGCGACGTGATCGTCGTTTCCGTCAAGGAAGCGATTCCCCGTGGCAAGGTGAAGAAAGGTGACGTCCATCAGGCCGTCATCGTTCGGACGTCCTACCCGGTGCGTCGTGCAGACGGCAGTGCGATTCGCTTCGACCGCAACGCGGCTGTGCTGATCAACAAGCAGCAGGAGCCGATCGGTACGCGTATCTTTGGCCCGGTTGTCCGTGAGCTGCGTGCGCGCAAGTTCATGAAGATCATCTCGCTGGCGCCGGAGGTGCTGTAA
- the rplR gene encoding 50S ribosomal protein L18 — protein sequence MSTQQELRERRRKRLRFQLRRKAGGRPRLSVFRSGKNIYAQVIDDAAGLTVAAASSLDKEFRTGGATGANRDAAAAIGKLVAQRAVAAGVTQVVFDRGSYIYHGRIKALAEAAREGGLSF from the coding sequence ATGAGCACTCAGCAGGAATTGCGGGAACGGCGGCGCAAGCGCCTTCGCTTCCAGCTCCGCCGCAAGGCCGGCGGGCGTCCGCGCCTGTCGGTGTTCCGTTCAGGCAAGAACATCTATGCCCAGGTGATCGACGATGCCGCCGGCCTTACAGTGGCCGCCGCATCCTCTCTGGACAAAGAGTTCCGTACGGGCGGTGCGACTGGAGCAAACCGGGATGCTGCAGCGGCTATCGGCAAGCTTGTTGCCCAGCGTGCGGTTGCCGCCGGTGTGACGCAGGTTGTGTTCGATCGCGGCTCCTATATCTATCATGGGCGCATCAAGGCGCTCGCGGAGGCTGCCCGCGAGGGCGGTCTCTCGTTCTGA
- the rplV gene encoding 50S ribosomal protein L22, translating to MSKSKHPRVLAENEAQAITRNIRVSPRKLGLVAGLIRNKPAAQAVATLTFSKRRIAQDVKKTLESAIANAENNHQLDVDQLVVKTADVGKSIVMRRFHARGRGRSARVEKFFSHLKIVVAERAPEPEAKTEEKAA from the coding sequence ATGAGCAAATCCAAGCATCCTCGCGTTCTGGCTGAGAACGAAGCACAGGCAATCACGCGGAATATCCGCGTGAGCCCCCGCAAGCTTGGTCTTGTTGCTGGTCTGATCCGCAACAAGCCGGCTGCTCAGGCAGTGGCGACTCTCACGTTCTCCAAGCGTCGTATCGCTCAGGACGTGAAGAAGACACTTGAGAGCGCGATTGCGAACGCCGAGAACAATCATCAGCTGGACGTTGACCAGCTGGTTGTGAAGACAGCCGATGTGGGCAAGTCGATCGTGATGCGTCGCTTCCATGCACGTGGTCGTGGTCGTTCCGCTCGCGTCGAGAAATTCTTCAGTCATCTGAAGATTGTCGTGGCCGAGCGTGCGCCCGAGCCTGAGGCAAAGACGGAAGAGAAGGCGGCCTGA
- the rplF gene encoding 50S ribosomal protein L6: MSRVGKYPVEVPAGVTVSINAGILTAKGKLGELKLPLSPLVETTVDEGKVAVKPLGSLAQARMMWGTTRALVASMVKGVSEGYSKTLEITGTGFRAAVQGSNLVMNLGYSHDVVYPIPQGIKITTPRPTAVVVEGIDKQRVGQVALDIRNFRKPEPYKGKGVRYETETIRRKEGKKK, from the coding sequence ATGTCACGCGTAGGCAAATATCCCGTTGAGGTTCCTGCCGGAGTGACTGTCAGCATCAACGCTGGCATTCTGACGGCTAAAGGTAAACTCGGCGAGCTTAAGCTTCCATTGTCTCCTCTGGTTGAGACGACGGTCGACGAGGGTAAGGTTGCGGTCAAGCCTCTCGGTTCTCTGGCCCAGGCCCGGATGATGTGGGGCACGACCCGTGCTCTCGTCGCTTCCATGGTCAAGGGTGTTTCCGAGGGCTATTCGAAGACGCTTGAAATTACAGGAACGGGTTTCCGTGCTGCTGTGCAGGGATCCAATCTTGTGATGAACCTCGGCTACTCTCATGACGTCGTGTATCCGATTCCTCAGGGAATCAAAATCACGACGCCGCGTCCGACAGCCGTGGTCGTCGAAGGCATTGACAAGCAGCGTGTTGGTCAGGTTGCGCTTGATATTCGCAACTTCCGTAAGCCGGAGCCCTACAAGGGCAAGGGCGTGCGTTATGAGACCGAGACCATTCGTCGCAAGGAAGGCAAGAAGAAGTAA
- the rpsM gene encoding 30S ribosomal protein S13, with amino-acid sequence MARIAGVNIPTNKRVVIGLQYIYGIGQTKAQQICKNLGLPDAKRVNELSDDEIMKIRETIDNDYRVEGDLRREVAMNIKRLMDLGCYRGLRHRRGLPVHGQRTHTNARTRKGKAVAIAGKKKVAR; translated from the coding sequence GTGGCGCGTATTGCCGGCGTTAATATCCCAACGAACAAACGTGTTGTGATCGGACTGCAGTATATTTACGGCATCGGTCAGACAAAAGCTCAGCAGATCTGCAAGAACCTTGGTTTGCCTGACGCAAAGCGCGTCAACGAACTGAGCGACGACGAGATCATGAAGATCCGTGAGACCATTGATAACGACTATCGCGTCGAGGGCGACCTGCGTCGTGAAGTTGCGATGAACATCAAGCGTCTCATGGATCTGGGTTGCTACCGTGGCCTTCGCCATCGTCGTGGCCTGCCTGTGCATGGACAGCGGACGCATACCAATGCGCGTACCCGTAAGGGTAAGGCTGTTGCCATCGCTGGTAAGAAGAAAGTAGCGCGTTAA
- the rplP gene encoding 50S ribosomal protein L16 produces MLSPKRTKFRKAHKGRIHGLAKSGTQLNFGAFGLKALEPERITARQIEASRRAITRAMKRAGRVWIRIFPDLPVSTKPAEVRMGSGKGSPEYWVARVRPGRILFEIEGVPPEVAREALALGAAKLPIKTKFVTRIGEA; encoded by the coding sequence ATGCTTTCTCCAAAGCGGACTAAATTCCGCAAGGCCCACAAGGGCCGCATTCATGGCTTGGCCAAGAGCGGCACGCAGCTGAATTTCGGCGCGTTCGGTCTCAAGGCTCTTGAGCCGGAGCGTATCACGGCACGCCAGATCGAGGCGTCCCGTCGTGCGATCACCCGTGCGATGAAACGTGCTGGTCGCGTGTGGATTCGCATCTTTCCGGATCTTCCGGTCTCGACAAAGCCTGCCGAAGTGCGTATGGGCTCCGGCAAGGGATCTCCGGAATACTGGGTGGCCCGTGTTAGACCGGGTCGTATCCTGTTCGAGATCGAGGGGGTTCCACCAGAAGTGGCGCGTGAGGCGCTCGCTCTTGGTGCTGCGAAACTTCCGATCAAGACGAAGTTCGTGACCCGAATCGGAGAGGCATAA
- the rpsS gene encoding 30S ribosomal protein S19, whose amino-acid sequence MARSVWKGPFVDGYLLNKAEASRASGRNEVIKIWSRRSTILPQFVGLTFGVYNGHKFLPVQVTENMVGHKFGEFSPTRTFHGHGADKKSKRG is encoded by the coding sequence ATGGCACGTTCCGTCTGGAAAGGCCCGTTCGTAGACGGGTATCTGCTGAACAAGGCCGAGGCGTCACGCGCGTCGGGTCGTAACGAGGTGATCAAGATCTGGTCACGTCGTTCCACGATCCTTCCGCAGTTCGTTGGTCTGACGTTTGGTGTTTATAACGGTCACAAGTTCCTCCCGGTTCAGGTGACTGAAAACATGGTTGGCCACAAGTTTGGCGAATTCTCTCCGACCCGTACCTTCCATGGTCACGGTGCGGACAAGAAGTCGAAGCGAGGCTGA
- the rpsK gene encoding 30S ribosomal protein S11, giving the protein MAKAAAPRIRKKERKNIISGVAHVLSTFNNTMITISDAQGNAIAWSSAGAQGFKGSRKSTPYAAQVAAEDAGRKAREHGMETLDIEVSGPGSGRESALRALQAVGFQIASIRDLTPVPHNGCRPRKRRRV; this is encoded by the coding sequence ATGGCGAAGGCCGCTGCACCGCGTATCCGCAAGAAAGAACGCAAGAACATTATCTCGGGCGTGGCGCATGTGCTCTCCACGTTCAACAACACGATGATCACGATTTCTGACGCCCAGGGGAATGCCATCGCATGGTCCTCCGCTGGTGCGCAGGGTTTCAAGGGTTCGCGTAAATCCACACCGTATGCAGCACAGGTTGCTGCTGAAGACGCAGGCCGCAAGGCTCGCGAACACGGCATGGAAACGCTGGACATCGAAGTTTCGGGTCCGGGTTCGGGACGTGAGAGCGCTCTGCGTGCTCTTCAGGCTGTTGGCTTCCAGATCGCCTCGATTCGCGATCTGACGCCTGTGCCGCACAACGGCTGCCGTCCGCGCAAGCGTCGTC